In one window of Cellulophaga sp. HaHa_2_95 DNA:
- the tssD gene encoding type VI secretion system tube protein TssD yields the protein MAFLAQLFINGEQRNVLNGNYVYHQLLDARGKPKAKVEGGQLNFVVESTGDDALFHLWMLDDYQMYDGYIRFFKRDGLSKLFDFEFANCYCVGLREQFSATGHDPLKMELTITPGIQRVRDVIFEKVWNPSNPFAEAPPVPVEEIPQTKITRIAWVNSEEQEEDITEIGATQKASLIVEINNPEGTTINITIEKEDGTEFESGKTQLSFTESITEDGVVEITPFEIKEQWEEFKTSDIDKLIAKVEHNGKSQQSEVLEIKPKSKVLVNFRPHNGYKGEFGFDWFRVSDTSREGDVWYKNIVGSYKTGDFIQSDAQYVKLAKQYDQEPHPIKPKDIYLVPVMTLYTNKSAKFSLKVEVEGSDAKKIEYIYDKDLFTLSKPDVSHKTVGKQTLADDVEISCIKEFGTDEYIEVLADGNFAGKLKVLANDKAHRYQANIVFVHVKTELSPGDKYEGKSTGEKTFLTKYLKQALVKPNIITRKLDLTQDAILNTTYKLNEGGAFQINSKSGLHNHLDDEFNKVHPGFNNYFKVFFFDEKGGEILVNSLRNPSFYFKAYNGAARTYNCKEVVVYNTRDTSTTSHEILHAMGLAHSFDDYGLFTFEQAKTENLMDYKYVGGIDRISTWQWQWKTIWPNLIKEI from the coding sequence ATGGCTTTTCTAGCACAACTTTTTATCAACGGAGAACAACGCAATGTTCTCAATGGCAATTATGTATACCATCAACTTCTTGATGCTAGGGGAAAGCCTAAAGCAAAGGTAGAAGGCGGACAATTAAACTTTGTGGTAGAGTCTACAGGAGATGATGCTTTGTTTCATTTATGGATGTTAGACGATTACCAAATGTATGATGGGTATATCCGTTTCTTTAAAAGAGATGGGTTAAGTAAATTGTTTGATTTTGAATTCGCCAATTGCTATTGTGTAGGATTGCGAGAGCAATTTAGCGCTACGGGTCATGATCCGCTTAAAATGGAACTGACAATTACTCCAGGGATACAACGTGTACGCGATGTAATTTTTGAGAAAGTTTGGAACCCTAGTAATCCTTTTGCGGAGGCTCCTCCTGTGCCTGTCGAAGAAATACCTCAGACTAAAATAACTAGAATTGCTTGGGTTAATTCTGAAGAACAAGAAGAAGATATTACAGAAATTGGAGCAACACAAAAAGCAAGTTTAATTGTTGAAATAAATAATCCAGAAGGAACAACTATAAATATTACGATTGAAAAAGAGGATGGGACTGAATTTGAAAGTGGTAAAACTCAACTTTCTTTTACAGAATCAATTACAGAAGATGGAGTAGTTGAAATCACACCTTTTGAAATAAAAGAACAATGGGAAGAGTTTAAAACTTCGGATATTGATAAACTTATTGCAAAAGTAGAGCATAATGGAAAGAGCCAACAGAGTGAAGTATTAGAGATAAAACCTAAGTCAAAAGTATTAGTGAATTTTAGACCTCATAATGGTTACAAAGGTGAGTTCGGTTTTGACTGGTTTAGAGTCTCCGACACAAGTAGGGAAGGAGATGTCTGGTATAAAAACATTGTGGGAAGCTATAAAACGGGTGATTTTATACAAAGTGATGCTCAGTATGTGAAATTAGCGAAACAATATGACCAAGAGCCGCACCCTATTAAACCAAAGGATATTTATTTGGTACCTGTTATGACATTGTATACAAATAAAAGTGCTAAGTTTTCTTTGAAAGTAGAAGTTGAAGGTAGTGATGCTAAAAAAATAGAATATATTTATGATAAAGACCTATTTACATTAAGTAAGCCAGATGTATCCCATAAAACGGTTGGGAAACAAACTTTAGCAGATGATGTTGAAATAAGTTGTATCAAAGAATTTGGGACTGATGAATATATAGAGGTGCTAGCTGATGGTAATTTTGCAGGTAAACTTAAAGTTTTAGCCAATGATAAAGCACATCGTTATCAGGCAAATATTGTGTTTGTGCATGTCAAAACGGAATTATCCCCAGGAGATAAATATGAAGGAAAATCCACAGGAGAAAAAACTTTCTTAACCAAATATTTAAAGCAAGCATTAGTAAAGCCTAATATTATAACAAGAAAATTAGATTTAACACAAGATGCAATTTTAAATACTACTTATAAGTTGAATGAAGGTGGCGCATTTCAAATCAATTCAAAAAGTGGATTACATAACCATTTAGATGATGAATTTAATAAAGTACACCCAGGTTTTAATAATTACTTTAAAGTATTCTTTTTTGATGAAAAGGGAGGAGAGATATTAGTTAATTCACTTCGGAATCCATCTTTTTATTTTAAAGCCTACAATGGAGCTGCTCGTACTTATAATTGTAAAGAAGTAGTTGTTTATAATACGCGTGATACCTCCACAACTTCTCATGAGATTTTGCATGCCATGGGCTTAGCACATAGTTTTGATGATTATGGATTGTTCACGTTTGAACAAGCTAAAACAGAAAACTTAATGGATTATAAATATGTGGGGGGTATAGACAGGATTAGCACTTGGCAATGGCAATGGAAAACCATTTGGCCTAATCTAATTAAAGAAATATAA
- the tssD gene encoding type VI secretion system tube protein TssD, giving the protein MAFLAKLFINGEQRNVLNGNYVYHQLLDARGKPKAKVEGGQLNFVVESTGDDSLFHLWMLDDYQMYDGYIRFFKRDGLSKLFDFEFANCYCVGLREQFSATGHDPLKMELTITPGIQRVRDVIFEKVWNPSNPFAEAPPVPVEEIPQTKITRIAWVNSEEQEENITEIGATQKASLIVEINNPEGTTVNITIEKEDGTEFESGKTQLSFTESITEDGVVEITPFEIKEQWEEFKTSDIDKLIAKVEHNGKSKQSEVLEIKPKPKATLHFRPHSGWEGEFGFDWMRIGDTNIDGDVSYEEIVGEYGKIYATKEGAVFTPGKYKNLEKRYDPQNINNRKDSSGDAIEYYTPWLSIFKGASSTETSYAELELLTEVDVVPDELYIEFSKKYFEIVGSIESPDDSTLKHFKLATAMKNVTETGSPNKTNIQLQCVDNLPKDETIKVWAANKMINGLLGTPILSGMLKVKANDKKNRRVSKIVFVNVLTDINTKGCYEEGISATDLIDQENYLKPFLKQALISTDIEISSLDLSDLTKPEVKTLHKEFKIFNPVINKRIFSKYSESKGKSLDSYLNKQFKSDPNNAKYKNYYKVFFLGEYGGAENPITGEITPLGGHANGIKSKECVMYKEPMPFFVAHELMHCMGLEHSFDNDSSHTFKIGHTENIMDYSHIQKYATSPKGTLKQISTWEWQWDKLKKKNEKEK; this is encoded by the coding sequence ATGGCTTTTCTAGCAAAACTCTTTATCAACGGAGAACAGCGTAATGTTCTCAATGGCAATTATGTATACCATCAACTTCTTGATGCTAGGGGAAAGCCTAAAGCAAAGGTAGAAGGCGGACAATTAAACTTTGTGGTAGAGTCTACCGGAGATGATTCTTTGTTTCATTTATGGATGTTAGACGATTACCAAATGTATGATGGGTATATCCGTTTCTTTAAAAGAGATGGGTTGAGTAAATTGTTTGATTTTGAATTCGCCAATTGCTATTGTGTAGGATTACGAGAGCAATTTAGCGCTACGGGTCATGATCCGCTTAAAATGGAATTAACGATTACTCCAGGGATACAACGTGTACGCGATGTAATTTTTGAGAAAGTTTGGAACCCTAGTAATCCTTTTGCGGAGGCTCCTCCAGTACCTGTCGAAGAAATACCTCAGACTAAAATTACCAGAATTGCTTGGGTTAATTCAGAAGAACAAGAAGAAAATATTACAGAAATTGGAGCAACACAAAAAGCAAGTTTAATTGTTGAAATAAATAATCCAGAAGGAACAACTGTAAATATTACGATTGAAAAAGAGGATGGGACTGAATTTGAAAGTGGTAAAACTCAACTTTCTTTTACAGAATCAATTACAGAAGATGGAGTAGTTGAAATCACACCTTTTGAAATAAAAGAGCAATGGGAGGAGTTTAAAACTTCGGATATTGACAAACTTATTGCAAAAGTAGAGCATAATGGAAAGAGCAAACAGAGTGAAGTATTAGAGATAAAACCTAAACCAAAAGCCACGCTCCATTTTAGGCCACATAGTGGTTGGGAGGGAGAATTTGGTTTTGATTGGATGCGTATTGGAGATACAAATATAGACGGCGATGTTTCTTATGAAGAAATTGTAGGGGAATATGGGAAAATTTATGCAACAAAAGAAGGGGCAGTTTTTACGCCAGGAAAATATAAAAATTTAGAAAAAAGATATGATCCTCAGAATATTAACAATCGAAAAGATTCATCAGGTGATGCTATAGAATATTATACACCTTGGTTGAGTATATTTAAAGGCGCTAGCTCAACAGAAACTTCATATGCTGAATTAGAATTACTTACTGAAGTTGACGTTGTTCCTGATGAATTGTATATTGAATTTTCTAAAAAATATTTTGAGATTGTGGGATCTATAGAATCCCCGGATGACTCCACCTTAAAACATTTTAAATTGGCTACTGCTATGAAAAATGTAACAGAAACAGGAAGCCCAAACAAAACTAATATACAATTACAATGTGTAGACAATTTACCTAAAGATGAGACCATTAAAGTTTGGGCAGCAAATAAAATGATTAATGGTTTACTAGGAACACCTATATTATCTGGAATGTTAAAAGTTAAAGCAAACGATAAGAAAAATAGGAGGGTTAGTAAAATTGTATTTGTAAACGTGCTAACGGATATCAATACTAAGGGATGTTATGAAGAAGGAATTAGTGCAACTGATTTAATTGATCAAGAAAATTATCTTAAGCCATTTTTAAAACAAGCATTGATAAGTACCGATATTGAAATAAGCAGCCTAGATTTATCGGATTTAACTAAACCGGAAGTAAAAACACTTCATAAAGAGTTTAAGATTTTTAACCCTGTAATTAATAAGCGTATTTTTAGTAAATATAGTGAAAGTAAAGGTAAGAGTTTAGATAGTTATTTAAATAAGCAGTTTAAGTCTGACCCTAATAATGCTAAGTATAAAAACTATTATAAAGTATTTTTTCTTGGTGAATATGGAGGGGCGGAGAATCCAATTACAGGAGAGATTACACCTTTAGGAGGTCATGCCAACGGTATTAAATCTAAGGAGTGTGTAATGTATAAAGAACCAATGCCGTTTTTTGTAGCCCATGAGTTGATGCATTGTATGGGGCTTGAACATAGTTTTGATAACGACTCATCACATACGTTCAAGATAGGTCACACAGAAAATATTATGGATTATTCCCATATTCAAAAATATGCTACATCTCCTAAGGGTACTCTTAAACAGATTAGTACTTGGGAATGGCAATGGGATAAACTAAAGAAAAAAAATGAAAAAGAAAAATAA
- a CDS encoding alpha/beta hydrolase, with the protein MALLLQLDVKGSSYFLEKLRSMRQEVPLKNSSYTPDILGDGFERVTLELSPDYEGEVIATLIRSTTHTTSEKAVLYVHGFNDYFFQKEMALNFNDHGYNFYALDLRKYGRSYLKHQKFNNVRALSEYDEEIHQALQLIKLENNHQVLLMGHSAGGLITTNYAANHLHSNLFHGLIGNSPFYEFNLGYFTRTLIVPVAAFLGHYFPNIRISGIPSGSYGKSIHAESHGEWDYSLTWKPHEVPKINLGFITAIHAAQKNIRRKQVIGIPTLILHSSTTVHEKNWSEKFQEGDAVLDIDHIKKYANKLKGSITVVEIKKGLHDLILSKKPVREAVYKVLFDWINTNFNRTH; encoded by the coding sequence GTGGCATTATTACTGCAATTAGATGTAAAAGGAAGTTCCTATTTTCTAGAAAAATTAAGATCGATGCGTCAAGAAGTCCCCTTAAAAAACAGCAGCTATACACCTGATATTCTGGGTGATGGATTTGAACGAGTGACGCTAGAATTGTCCCCTGATTACGAAGGAGAGGTTATCGCTACTTTAATTCGCAGCACAACGCACACAACATCTGAAAAAGCGGTTTTATATGTTCACGGTTTTAATGATTATTTCTTCCAGAAAGAAATGGCATTAAACTTTAATGATCATGGGTATAATTTCTACGCACTAGACTTGCGGAAATATGGAAGGTCTTACCTGAAGCATCAAAAATTTAATAATGTTCGCGCTCTTTCAGAATATGATGAAGAAATACACCAGGCGTTGCAGCTCATCAAATTAGAAAACAACCATCAGGTACTTTTAATGGGGCATTCTGCTGGCGGATTGATCACCACCAATTATGCGGCAAACCATCTACACAGTAATTTATTTCATGGCTTGATAGGCAACAGTCCGTTTTATGAGTTTAATTTAGGATATTTTACTAGAACACTGATAGTTCCTGTTGCAGCTTTCCTAGGTCACTATTTTCCTAATATTCGCATTTCAGGAATACCTTCTGGAAGTTATGGAAAAAGTATCCATGCAGAGAGTCATGGTGAATGGGACTATTCTTTGACGTGGAAACCTCATGAAGTGCCTAAAATAAATTTAGGCTTTATCACTGCCATCCATGCTGCTCAAAAAAACATCCGAAGAAAACAAGTTATAGGTATTCCTACTCTTATACTTCATAGCAGCACTACTGTTCATGAAAAAAATTGGTCTGAAAAATTCCAAGAAGGAGACGCCGTCTTAGATATAGATCACATTAAAAAATACGCCAATAAATTAAAAGGCAGTATTACCGTAGTAGAGATAAAGAAGGGCTTACACGACTTAATTTTATCAAAAAAACCAGTACGAGAAGCCGTTTATAAGGTATTATTCGATTGGATTAATACTAATTTTAATAGGACGCACTAA
- a CDS encoding DUF1338 domain-containing protein, whose translation MVTSKIKALEAILEALFIPYRNSVPDVLKVTNGMIAEGIISEEHEIINDHIAFRTLGVPNLGITSFEKIFLHYGYEKKDYYFFEGKKLDGYWYAPPADHLPRIFMSELRVQDLSEQTQQIIHKYTKHITSDPVDALDLDATEAVGSFFHKALWELPTLPDYLALAAESEYAAWVIYNRYYLNHYTISVHDLPDNYNTVEKFNVFLEGLDIKLNTAGGKIKVSPDGLLKQSSTVAKTFDATFANGEVYTISGSYVEFAERLPLPEFAAKGLTNFTRQQRRDGFESANADKIFESTYNEQTKK comes from the coding sequence ATGGTTACATCTAAAATAAAAGCCTTAGAGGCTATACTAGAAGCCTTATTTATTCCCTATAGAAATAGCGTCCCGGATGTTTTAAAAGTTACTAATGGAATGATTGCCGAGGGTATTATTTCGGAAGAGCACGAAATTATTAATGACCATATTGCTTTTAGAACATTAGGAGTACCAAACTTGGGGATCACTTCGTTTGAAAAGATATTTTTGCACTATGGTTATGAAAAAAAAGACTATTACTTTTTTGAAGGAAAAAAGTTAGACGGATACTGGTATGCTCCTCCGGCAGATCACCTACCACGGATTTTCATGAGTGAATTGCGCGTTCAAGATTTATCAGAACAAACACAACAAATCATCCATAAATACACTAAACACATCACTAGTGACCCTGTAGACGCATTAGACTTGGATGCTACTGAAGCTGTAGGATCTTTTTTTCACAAAGCACTTTGGGAACTCCCTACCCTACCAGATTATTTAGCACTTGCAGCTGAAAGCGAGTATGCGGCTTGGGTTATTTACAACCGCTACTATTTAAATCATTACACCATTAGTGTACATGACTTACCTGACAATTACAACACCGTAGAAAAATTTAATGTCTTTCTTGAAGGCTTAGACATTAAACTAAATACCGCTGGAGGTAAAATTAAAGTAAGTCCAGACGGACTCTTAAAACAAAGTAGTACGGTAGCCAAAACATTTGACGCAACATTCGCCAACGGAGAAGTCTATACTATATCTGGAAGCTATGTAGAGTTTGCCGAGCGTTTACCACTGCCTGAGTTTGCCGCTAAAGGACTTACTAATTTTACACGCCAGCAAAGGCGTGATGGTTTTGAATCCGCTAATGCTGATAAAATATTTGAAAGTACGTATAACGAGCAGACAAAAAAATAA
- a CDS encoding endonuclease/exonuclease/phosphatase family protein, whose amino-acid sequence MMKLMLFFTCTLFGLTITSVAGQTTSVMSYNIRLDVASDGENAWPFRKDFVVDQLKFYSPDIFGIQEGTPQQTAYLAAQLDNYTFIGVGRDGGDKGEYSAIFYNSIEFSVAEENTFWLSETPTEVSMGWDAACNRVCTYGLFTNKDTKQKFWVFNTHLDHKGAIARAKGVQLILNKIKEVNTKDYPVVLTGDFNLEPTDEVIATVKNVLSDAKEVAHLSFGPEGTFNAFKFTTAVKRRIDYIFIARTTIKVNKYAVLSDSKELKYPSDHLPVYIEFEIK is encoded by the coding sequence ATGATGAAATTAATGCTGTTTTTTACGTGTACATTGTTTGGTCTCACCATTACTTCTGTAGCGGGGCAGACAACCTCTGTAATGAGTTATAATATCCGTTTAGATGTAGCCTCAGACGGAGAAAATGCATGGCCCTTTCGAAAGGATTTTGTTGTAGATCAGTTAAAATTTTATAGCCCGGATATTTTTGGTATTCAAGAAGGCACACCACAACAGACTGCTTATTTAGCGGCACAATTAGATAATTACACCTTTATAGGCGTAGGAAGAGATGGGGGAGATAAAGGCGAGTATAGTGCTATTTTTTACAATTCAATTGAATTTTCGGTAGCAGAAGAAAATACCTTTTGGCTCTCAGAAACCCCCACAGAAGTTTCTATGGGTTGGGATGCGGCCTGTAATAGAGTGTGTACTTATGGATTATTTACCAATAAGGATACAAAACAAAAGTTTTGGGTATTTAATACACATTTAGACCATAAAGGGGCTATAGCTAGAGCTAAAGGGGTGCAGTTAATTTTGAATAAAATAAAGGAGGTAAACACAAAAGACTATCCTGTAGTCTTAACAGGAGATTTTAATCTAGAACCCACTGATGAAGTTATAGCGACAGTGAAAAACGTGTTGAGCGATGCTAAGGAAGTGGCGCACTTGAGTTTTGGACCGGAAGGTACCTTTAATGCGTTTAAGTTTACCACCGCTGTAAAAAGAAGGATAGACTACATATTTATAGCTCGAACTACAATCAAAGTTAACAAATATGCGGTGTTGAGCGATTCTAAAGAACTAAAGTACCCTTCAGATCATTTACCGGTGTATATAGAATTTGAAATTAAATGA
- a CDS encoding MauE/DoxX family redox-associated membrane protein yields MQTTTLQHIFRVLLALFMIYAGYSHLTFNRIDFQAQVPDFIPINKDFVVVASGFVEIALGLALLLWTQHKTTIGWILALFFILVFPGNIAQYLNQKDAFGALNSDKARLIRLFFQPVLIAWVLWSTGAWQSWRTSKK; encoded by the coding sequence ATGCAAACAACAACATTACAACATATATTTAGAGTCCTATTAGCACTATTTATGATATACGCTGGCTATAGCCATTTAACTTTTAATCGGATAGATTTTCAAGCCCAAGTACCTGACTTTATTCCCATAAACAAAGACTTTGTTGTGGTAGCGTCAGGCTTTGTAGAAATAGCATTAGGTTTGGCCCTATTGCTATGGACCCAGCATAAAACAACTATAGGGTGGATTCTTGCCTTATTCTTTATCTTAGTATTCCCAGGAAATATTGCGCAATACTTAAATCAGAAAGATGCCTTTGGTGCTCTAAACTCAGATAAAGCCCGATTAATAAGACTCTTTTTTCAACCTGTGCTCATTGCATGGGTACTTTGGTCTACTGGCGCTTGGCAATCTTGGAGAACTTCAAAAAAATAA
- a CDS encoding NADP-dependent oxidoreductase codes for MKALQIIQYGTLKDSLSIQEVEKPEIKANDILVEVKAASLNPIDYKLAEGHLKDMVPLNLPTTIGYDVSGIVIALGDDVQNFELGDEIYARVPQEQMGTVAEYVAINVKYAAKKPLNSSFEEAAALPLAGLTAIQALERVGIKKDDRILIHAGSGGVGSFAIQYAKIKGAIVYTTTSTKNVDWVKALGADRVIDYKTEDYQDVAENLDIVFDTLGNDYTLDAFNIIKDGGSVTSIVGPPDEETAQQMGMTDYTLPRKLAQLIEKKSATYKLTWMQPNAAQLQTVATMVDAGVIKPIIDLIYPFEDGVSAYEYLAEGSAKGKVIISLT; via the coding sequence ATGAAAGCATTACAAATAATACAATACGGAACCCTAAAAGACAGTCTATCTATACAAGAAGTAGAAAAACCAGAAATTAAGGCCAATGATATTTTAGTAGAAGTTAAAGCAGCCTCGCTAAATCCTATAGATTACAAACTAGCCGAAGGACACCTAAAAGATATGGTTCCTCTAAACTTACCTACCACCATTGGATATGACGTAAGCGGTATTGTGATAGCACTAGGCGATGACGTTCAAAATTTTGAACTTGGTGATGAAATTTATGCTAGGGTTCCTCAGGAGCAAATGGGTACCGTAGCCGAATATGTAGCTATTAACGTTAAATACGCGGCCAAAAAACCACTAAATAGTTCTTTTGAAGAAGCTGCTGCACTGCCTTTAGCTGGTCTTACTGCGATACAAGCTCTAGAACGTGTAGGTATTAAAAAGGACGACAGAATTTTGATCCATGCGGGATCTGGCGGGGTCGGGAGTTTCGCTATTCAGTATGCAAAAATTAAAGGTGCTATTGTGTATACCACCACCAGTACTAAAAATGTAGATTGGGTAAAAGCCCTAGGTGCAGACCGTGTTATAGATTATAAAACTGAAGATTACCAAGATGTTGCTGAAAATTTAGATATTGTTTTTGACACCTTAGGAAATGACTATACACTTGATGCCTTTAACATTATTAAAGACGGCGGGAGCGTAACGAGTATTGTTGGGCCGCCAGATGAAGAAACAGCACAGCAAATGGGAATGACAGATTACACGCTTCCTAGAAAGTTAGCGCAGTTGATAGAAAAAAAATCGGCCACTTACAAGCTAACTTGGATGCAACCAAACGCAGCCCAATTACAAACCGTTGCAACAATGGTAGATGCCGGAGTTATAAAACCTATTATAGATTTAATTTACCCATTTGAAGATGGTGTTTCTGCTTATGAATATTTAGCAGAGGGTAGCGCAAAAGGGAAAGTAATTATTAGCCTTACGTAA
- a CDS encoding phospholipase A, whose product MYTNKTSLFKSPALLLIIMCIFSNSVKGQTLTREAFKDTMQQIPYFTIHKDNYFITGVPTNKEINSTTANAKYQVSFKQMITRDVLPWETYLFLTYSQKAFWDIYKDSYPFKEINFNPTLGVGKAFFDKNDRIRGIGNLYFEHESNGRDSIYSRSWNRLSAEYHRAVGPKTIMTIKGWIPFGYKSGNPELLDYVGLGELTVSHDFMDDKFSLEVKLRKGLQWDAKGMLRTRFYYRPSKHKSNQYIMLEWFAGQAENLINYERFTSMVRVGYVIKTDELNFLKGRK is encoded by the coding sequence ATGTATACAAACAAAACAAGTCTCTTTAAGTCTCCCGCACTGCTCCTAATTATTATGTGTATCTTTTCAAATAGTGTAAAGGGGCAAACCCTAACTCGTGAGGCATTTAAAGATACCATGCAACAAATTCCCTATTTCACCATTCATAAAGATAATTACTTTATAACGGGTGTACCCACTAATAAGGAGATAAATAGTACCACCGCCAATGCTAAATATCAAGTTAGTTTTAAACAAATGATTACGCGCGATGTTCTGCCTTGGGAAACATATTTGTTCTTGACCTATAGCCAGAAAGCTTTTTGGGATATCTACAAGGACTCTTACCCGTTCAAAGAAATAAATTTTAATCCTACTCTTGGTGTGGGTAAAGCTTTTTTTGATAAAAACGATAGGATCCGAGGTATCGGTAATTTATATTTTGAGCATGAATCTAATGGAAGAGATAGTATTTATTCCAGAAGTTGGAATCGGCTTAGCGCAGAATACCACCGTGCAGTCGGACCTAAGACGATAATGACTATAAAAGGATGGATCCCTTTTGGCTATAAAAGTGGAAATCCAGAGTTATTAGACTATGTAGGTTTGGGGGAATTGACGGTATCTCATGATTTTATGGACGACAAATTTAGTCTTGAAGTAAAATTAAGAAAAGGGTTACAATGGGATGCCAAAGGGATGCTCCGAACTCGTTTTTACTACAGACCTTCTAAGCACAAATCTAATCAATATATTATGCTAGAATGGTTTGCTGGACAAGCAGAAAACCTAATTAATTATGAGCGCTTTACTTCTATGGTTCGCGTGGGGTATGTGATTAAAACTGATGAACTTAATTTTTTGAAAGGGCGAAAATAA
- a CDS encoding sodium:solute symporter codes for MNPYYVLGIIAIYFIILMVISHFTSKNGSDESYFTGDRQSPWFLVAFGMVGAGLSGVTFVSLPGMVGNNNFYFYQFILGNVVGYLFITFVLIPLYFKLKLVSIYGYLKERFGINSYKTGSLFFLISQSFGAALRLLLASKILQFALFDALNVPFFITVIIILLLVWLYTNKSGIKTIVWTDTLQTTFLILGAVISIYAITTSLDLNFTTAITAVADHSYFDIFNWDGASGNNFYKQFIAGILVAIAMIGLDQNMMQKTLTCKNQWDAQKNTLTYSLILAATQFLFLGLGVLLYIYAEKNGISLPVNDKGELIHTDTLFPNLALNHLGVFAAIFFLLGIIAASFSSVDSSLTALTTSFTYDFLDISEKSSAQRKSLKNKVLLGFSVIVFTIIMLFANSKGDVISLIFKVAGYTYGPLLGLFLLGMFTNVQLKDKWVPVICLLAPFVTYALSEVLIAKFEFDFGFVNIAVNAGLTILGLLLLRKK; via the coding sequence TTGAATCCGTACTACGTTCTAGGCATAATTGCTATTTACTTTATTATTTTAATGGTGATCTCTCATTTTACCTCCAAAAATGGGAGTGATGAATCTTACTTTACGGGAGACCGCCAATCACCTTGGTTTTTGGTAGCTTTTGGTATGGTAGGAGCAGGGCTCTCTGGTGTCACCTTCGTGTCACTTCCTGGTATGGTGGGGAATAACAATTTCTATTTTTATCAATTTATATTAGGGAATGTAGTAGGCTATCTATTTATCACCTTTGTATTAATTCCGCTTTATTTTAAACTCAAATTGGTTTCTATTTATGGGTATTTAAAAGAGCGCTTTGGAATAAATTCCTATAAGACCGGGTCTTTATTCTTTCTAATATCACAGTCTTTTGGCGCAGCCCTTCGCTTGTTATTGGCTTCTAAGATTTTACAATTTGCACTTTTTGATGCCCTGAATGTGCCGTTTTTTATTACCGTTATAATTATTCTTTTACTGGTGTGGTTGTATACCAATAAGTCTGGGATAAAGACTATTGTTTGGACCGATACTTTACAAACAACCTTTTTAATTTTAGGGGCTGTTATTTCTATTTATGCCATTACTACTTCATTAGATTTAAATTTTACCACGGCAATTACTGCAGTGGCAGACCATAGCTATTTTGATATTTTTAATTGGGATGGTGCTTCAGGAAATAATTTCTATAAGCAGTTTATCGCAGGAATTTTAGTCGCTATAGCCATGATAGGTTTAGATCAGAATATGATGCAAAAAACCCTGACCTGCAAAAATCAATGGGATGCTCAAAAAAATACATTAACCTACAGTCTAATATTAGCGGCAACACAATTTTTATTTTTGGGTCTTGGTGTTTTATTATACATCTATGCAGAGAAAAACGGAATTTCACTGCCTGTAAATGATAAAGGAGAATTGATTCATACCGATACCTTATTTCCTAATTTAGCCTTAAATCATTTAGGCGTTTTCGCTGCTATTTTCTTTCTTTTAGGAATTATAGCTGCCTCTTTTTCTAGTGTAGATTCTTCTCTAACCGCATTAACTACATCATTTACGTATGATTTTTTAGATATTTCAGAAAAGTCTAGTGCACAGCGTAAAAGTTTAAAAAACAAAGTACTACTTGGTTTCTCCGTAATTGTATTTACTATTATTATGCTTTTTGCGAATAGCAAGGGCGATGTTATCTCTTTGATATTTAAAGTTGCAGGGTATACCTACGGACCTTTATTAGGTTTATTTCTATTGGGGATGTTTACCAACGTGCAGCTCAAAGATAAATGGGTTCCGGTAATTTGTCTTTTAGCACCTTTTGTAACCTACGCGTTGAGTGAAGTGTTAATTGCAAAATTTGAGTTCGATTTTGGTTTTGTGAATATCGCCGTAAATGCAGGATTAACCATTTTAGGTTTATTGCTCTTACGTAAGAAATAA